GCTATGACAACTGTTGTGTTTTGACAACCCACTCTCACCCACAGGCGTAGTCTCAGACAATGGCACGTGACATATTGCACCTCTTAGTCAGGAGTATGTTTAATCGAAAAGACCATCAATTGAACACTGCGACTGATGGCCCGTCTTTTGGAGATAGGTCGACTAGATAAATAACGGGTAACTGCCGGTCGCTGCCTTGATAGTTACGGGTACTGTATGGCCTGATCAGTTTTATTACCTCTTCGACCTCGGCACGATCGGGTACAAGAACATAAACTTCCTGCTCAGGGGACAATTCTCCTCTGTTCAGCGAAGTGCGACATTCAAAGTCTGCTCGGAAATATCGTACAAGCCTCGGTATAAATTGTTCGTATGAATCGACAAAATTCTTGTTAGTAAGCATTACTGGGCCAGAGTAACGTGGTACTCCCCTTGTGTAGGCGCCACCTATGAAATAATGCCACCCCTTCTCATTTACACCACTCAGTGTTTAGTATAGCTAGTCTCGTATGCCTTCTCCCTCAAAGAAATGGTCTCCCTTCCCTACTATCCTTCCGTTGTGAACCGAAGAACAGTGTGACTTACCTGGAACGTTCGACAGATATCCTTGATGTTTATCTCATGCTGGCCTGGTCCCTGGCTTTGCTTACTGGCCACAGTCTTCGCCGTCAGACCTCAGCATACCTGAACAGGTCGCGAGTTCACCATGGTGTCCCTTAGTTTCACTCTAGTTTGACGACCATCATAACCTTCGCAAAGgcctttcattttgttgttgtttacggcaggctggcataaaacacaaagcaCAATGTGTAGGTGGGTAGAAGTTATTGTCAATAACAGACTTGTGTGGTAGAGAATGCGTtctctctatctgtgtgtgtgtgtgtgtgaactttttGTGTGAGCATTGGTTTATGATCATGATGGTGTGTGTACGCCTGTGTATGTGAGATAGATACCAACTGCTTCAGCGAGAACAATAAGCTCACAGCATTAACATGAAGCGATTTCTTGCACATCATTCATTGTGTTtacattcactcactctctcttttccctGTCTCTCTTTGTGTCTCTGTCTTTTATGTGCAGTCACTCTTTTTGCTCTTCTGACAGCAACTTTAAGAAACTAGCTTGAGTTGAATAAATTCAGAAGAACTTTAGTTTACACCAACACTGGCAAGACACTAGTTCAAACACCTACAAAGCTGTGTAAAGGAACCCTAGCTTAAAAACTGGCAAAACATCCGTTTAAACAGATATAGGTATAAATGAAATCCGGCAAGATCATGGGTGTTAAGGAACTCTGGCAAGACCAACTTAAAATCTGCCAAAGAGGAGTTTAAATGAACACTTCCAAGGACTTGTTAAACTGAGAAGGACCTGAGCCTAAACAAACTCTAGTAAGcaaattaatttaagaaaagttattttaattaatgaattTTTGCAAGAACTTGGTTCTGAATAAAATCTGACATGGTCTAAATTCATTATCCTGAATACAAATGAAATCTGATCTAGACATCTTGTATCATCGTTTAATATTTACAGTTTCTGTTAGTTTTTGTCAAAGCCGACAGCAGTTTGTACACGACACCACAAAGAACACGTTCCACGTTAGATTATAAGGCTGAAGAACTCAAGTCCTACCTTCTTGTCACAGTCCCTGTTGTTTCTCTTAGTCCCGACTTAGGCTGTCTTCATGTCTCTCGTCCTATCCACTTCAGAAGTTTATGCTGTTTTGAAAATAAGCAGCACACCCGAGCCACCAGCGTGTAGACAACACCCCGAATAAGCTAAAGATTCACCCTGTAGTGTTCGGGGTACAagtctgcttttttctttcccgAGCCATTCAATAGAACTCTATTCGATTTTGTCGCGTGCGCATTTGTTCGCCCGGAAACCAGTGAAAGGAAAGTTTGCCTTGATCATGATTCGATGTCACCGTCTGTAGGAGGCGTAGCTGTTGACGGGTACGGGTGGGGGAGGGAAAACAAACTGGCTAGAAACACACGGATCGTAAACACAGAAGGGCGTGTCTGTGACTGTCCAGGTGGACTCGAAGCTTCTGTACACTAAGGGTACCGTTCTCGTTAAGATGTTGTGCATTGAATAGAATTCTTTCATTTGGTTTCTATACACGTTTGTGATTTTGCTGGTGGGTGGGGTTCACATGGAGGTGAAGTGGTAGGAGGTGTTTGGGAGATAATAATGCAGAGTTGTTTTGCTCAACGCACAGTTCTCaatcacaaaacagaaagtTTACTTTCTTCAGTTCATGCACATgatccctgtctctctctcacacgcacatgACCTTTGATCCCCCAAATTACCTTAGGGACCTCAGCGACGTTGACACAAATTATCTCCTGACTAGTGGCATACTGCAGACGGAGCAGAGAGACATAACCGCCTCTGCAGCTGATGCTGTGTGCAGTTGATGTTTGGTTGATGTTGAACACGTGCGTGACGTGCGTTCTTTAAAGGTCGCATCACAATGAGTTACAGACATGTTTTGAACCCGTCGTCAGCAGATGGAATTATTATTAACTCCACTTTCTGTTTCACGTTCGCTGTccgtctgtctggctgtctgtgtgcctgcctgcctctctgtgtatgtgtgcattagGTGACTGAAAGCCAATATGTTATATGAACCAAACTTCCTGACACCTTTTGAATTCACACCTCTTGATTCACTGCTCCCCACTCCGTACCTTATCTTTCTCTGACACTACCACCTGTTGAGTCTTAAAGCGTTGGTATCAAGTTACAAACTGTCGGCGTCACTAGAGGGGCACTCAGTTTAGTTTCaagtgatttttaaatgtttgagaGGCCACCATTTAAACCCGGAGCTTATCAAATAGAGAGTCCCTGGCCATTCAGCTCGCGCTTCTATTGGGGAGGACAAGTGGGTTCCGGCACTCGGCGGCATGTGAAAAAGGCTTTTCTTCTCTGAGCTTCACTTAAAGGAAGGAAGTGAGCTCTGATTGACAATTATAAAACATCTGATAGTATCTCTGTTTGACATGAGGTTGATACGTCCTTGCATGCACCATATACAGACATACAGCAGAAGATATATGTATGAGCGCGTGCCTACGAACAGCTAAGGTTTGTAGGTGAACaggtttattctttctttcttccctgtGCCctcccccttctttctctcccacacaaATAACTCTCTCATAACTCTATCTACCTTTCTGTTCCTCTTTCATACATGCCATTTCTCCCCCTGTCTTTCACATATGATTTTCTcctcacacgcacacgcgcatgCTCTCTCTTATAATTACATTCTTCGCTGTCACATGCAtcctatttctttctctctcacatacatattctctccctccctgttTCAAACACTCACATACTCACGCGCACTTACACATCAgcacactctttttttctcactttctctcttactttttttccaatttttttctttttctctttctctgaaaaGTTCAGATGAGGGCGGTAGTGTCGATGTGAGGGCGTGTATAAAAACCTGTCAGTGCATGTCTaatgttttctctctgtctttgttgTCTGCCCCTCCCTTTTCTGTGATAGAAATTCTTCCATGGGGCCTAGAGGTCGTTGACATAGAAACTCTACCTCTCGAGATCAGGTCCAACAGATCGactgttattttctctcacaataTTTCACAGTCCATCACTCACGACTGTTATCACAATGTTGTTGATTGACATGTGAAAGGAGTTGGGAAGGTTTTAAAACCACGGATGCATACATGGATATATCCTACAGTTCAGCATGCTTGTACTGTGGTGAAGCATTTTTcagatgttttgtgtttcaaccagtaagtttgtttttttttttatcttgaccTAGGTGTTCGCGTGTTTCGATCCATCTAATTCAGCCACATGTTTCGATTTTCTCCTGAGTGCTTTGTCTTACCCTGTGTCCTTATTTTATCCCGTGTGCCACTGAATCTACTTTTTAACCTCTGTGTCAATGTCTCGTCCTTGTGTGCAATGGCTCACCCTGAATGTAGTTAGTTTATCCTATTGTGTCCTGTGTTTCAGAGCCCACCATGCTGCGGATCGAGATGATCGACTGGGACGACAAGACCTACACCGCTCTGTACGACACCTTCACCATCGAGAACGAGAAGAACCTCTACCGCCTCCACATCGGCAGCTACCATGGCGACGCCGGCGACTCCCTCAAGTCCCACTGGGAAAACCACGACGGCATGCCCTTCAGGTACCTGCAGCACTAGCCGCTGTCATGGAAACACACCTGACCCTTTATTTCGGTCGCTTCTTTACGCTTGACTGGCGGTCCTTAAGCTTTGACACCATTAGTTATTGAAGCGAACAACTGTTCGTTTCGCGAGCAAATTGTCCATAGCAATAATAAAACCTGAATTCTGTACTGGCTGCTTGTGTaaatcatttgtaaaaaaatcatttttatagtcatttaaaaaaaaaagcaaaaaggtGCTTGCCAACACAATATATTGGTGACAGAGCCAGTCGTCGACCGCCTTGTAACTGTTGCTCTCTGTTGGTTCCAGCACCAAGGACCGCGACAACGACGGTCGATACTACGACAGCTGCGCAGAGCATTTCCACGGCGCCTGGTGGTTCAACAACTGCTTCGACTCCCACCTGAACGGCAAGTACTACCACAAGGGCTTCCACAAGAACTACTTCCAGCGCGACGGCATCCAGTGGAACACCATCCACATGTACTCCTCTCTCAAAGGCCGTGCAGATGATGGTCAAGCCCGGAGTGGCCCCGCCGCCTGTCTCCACAGCGCCTCCTGGTGATGAAGCTAGTGACGTCAGCGATGCCAACCAGAGGAAGGACCGGTCACGGGGGCGGACTCGAGGCGCCAACAGCGGCAGGCGAGAACGCacgaaagcttaaaaaaaaaaaggaagttgctCGAACGGTGGGAACGAGTTTGCGCAGACGATGGCGTTAGGCAGAGACAACCAATCAACAAAAGACAGTGGAAACGAGGTGACCGATCGACCTGAACGGACTCGCTGGAGGAAATGTGGTTCAGAGAGTCAGATTGTTGGTGTTATGTACAGAACTGAACTGAATCAGCGGCAAAGTGACCGATTCTTCAAGGACTGCTTACACGTTTGGCTGACAATCGGGACGGTCACTggaagtttgtttttgtattaatGCCACAAACAGTGCTGTAAGCTGTAAATAGACTTGAGACACTGGACAATGTGAAATACTTACTGGCATGAGCAAAGGGTTTGTGAAGTCAGGGGTCAGTAAACAATAGAAGGGAACTGAAATGATTTCATGCTTTAGACTATCAAATCTTACGAGTTGATTAACTTTAGGTACTCTGAAAAAAATCCTAGAAATTTCTGCAAGTTATTCTGGCTTCTTTAACGTTTTTATTATTCGTGTGGGGTTTTAAACTTTAATGAACCTTATTGATGTAGTATAGGttctttggtgtgtgtgtgcgcgcgcacgtgtgcaTATGTACAATTGTGTCCCAGTGAATGagtgtgtttgcctgtgtgtatgtttctAAAAGCTTGGAAAGTGCACAATTGCTATATTTCTGAATACTTACAgaacagtat
This window of the Pomacea canaliculata isolate SZHN2017 linkage group LG4, ASM307304v1, whole genome shotgun sequence genome carries:
- the LOC112562501 gene encoding angiopoietin-related protein 1-like; protein product: SATQEHYPRNCDEVVRQGGMQFQGDYYIMIKPDGITRPFRVLCQTLNNSGWTVIQKRKDGSVDFFRNWQEYKKGFGNLEGEFWLGNDYIHHLSVQEPTMLRIEMIDWDDKTYTALYDTFTIENEKNLYRLHIGSYHGDAGDSLKSHWENHDGMPFSTKDRDNDGRYYDSCAEHFHGAWWFNNCFDSHLNGKYYHKGFHKNYFQRDGIQWNTIHMYSSLKGRADDGQARSGPAACLHSASW